GCGCGTCGGAGAGGAGCGGGATGCTCACTTCGCCGAAGGCGGCGGTGAGGTCGCGCTTGAAGGGCTTCGTCAGCACATAGGTGGGCGTCGAGGCGTTTTGCTCGCGCCAGAATTTCACTTTCTCGGTGCTGGCCTCCGCGCCAACGGCGATGTGCCACTCGCCCGCCCAGCCTTTCCAGACGGGACCGTCGGCCATGACGCTATATTGATAGTTGTCGGACGTGTCCTTGTGGTCGTTGACCGGCAACAACGCCTCGAGCACGCCGGCCGCGTTCGGGTTGGCGACCTTGGAGCTGTCGTAGGCGAGGACCGGCTTGTTGGCGCTGGCCATCGCGGCGCTGAGGAGTCCGAAATTGAAACCCGAAGCGGTGAGCGCGTCGTCCGACACGATGTTGCGGGCAAAGGACGCGCTGGCGTCGTAGCGCCAGTTCTCGAGGAAGCTGCCGCGGACGCCGAGCGTGAGGGCTTGGTTCTCCTGCGCGGAGATCGTGCGCGAACGCGGCAGATCGACGAAGACCTTCTGAAGATAGAGCGCCTGGTTGAACGGATTGCCGGGATATCCCGCCGGCAACTGCGTCGTCAGAGTCGGGTAACCGCCGATGTAATCGTAGCGGAACTTGCTCGCGCGGCCCTCGAAGTAGAGGTTCGCCCAGGAGGTGAGTTCATAGTCGGCCTTGAACACGGCGCTCAGGCGCGTGTTGGTGCCGATCGTGTAGGCCGACGGACCCGCATCGAAGGGCGCCGGAATGGTCGTCGTGTAGGCGGCATTGGCAGCCGTCGTGCCGGTGGAACCGGCCGGGATCGCGACCACGTGCGTGTTCAAGCCGGTGATGAACGGACTGCTCGCGGTGTATTGCCACCACTGGGTCGAGAGCGTGCCCGGTCCGCTGGCGGGATTGAACAGGAAGTTGGAGTTCGCGTCGCCGAACTTGCGCGTGTCGTAGGTGCTGGTCCACCAGCGGTCCTGCCCCAGCAGCGCATTCTGGTCCTCGGCGGACAGCGTGATGAAGGTGCTGAGCTTCCCCGTGCGATAGCCGGCGGTGAGGCTGACGATCGTGTTGGCCGCGTCGGTGCTGAACGTGTTGTCGTAAGTCACCCGCAGCTCCGCGCCGCGGAAATTTTTCTTCAGGATGACGTTCACGACGCCCGCGATGGCCTCGGCGCCGTAGATCGCGCCCGCACCCTGGGGCAGCACCTCGATGCGCTCGATGGCGGAGATCGGAATGCCATCGACGGAAAAGTCCTCGCGGCCGCCGGCGCCGCCGGGGGCTTCCTGGCCGGTGTGCGGAATGCGCCGACCGTCGACGAGCACGAGCGTCGAATTGCCGCCGACACCGCGCAAGTTGAACGACGTGCCGACCGTCTGCGCGGGCGACGTGCCGCTGTTCTGCATGTTGTCGTTGTAGCCGATCGAGCCGCCGAGTTGCGGCACCGCCCAACGAATGTCGGCGAGTCGCGTCACGCCGCGACGCTCGAGTTCGATTTGCGGGATCGAAAGCACGGGCAAGGCGCCCTGCTCCTGACCGAGAGTGCGGATGCGCGTGCCGGTGACCTCGAACTCTTGCAGCTGGAACGTCTTCGAG
This portion of the Opitutia bacterium genome encodes:
- a CDS encoding TonB-dependent receptor plug domain-containing protein, whose amino-acid sequence is MNLHTSRFTRALCWLALPVFAFAQTAPKSGPAEEPAKKIPVEEKKTADDDSKTFQLQEFEVTGTRIRTLGQEQGALPVLSIPQIELERRGVTRLADIRWAVPQLGGSIGYNDNMQNSGTSPAQTVGTSFNLRGVGGNSTLVLVDGRRIPHTGQEAPGGAGGREDFSVDGIPISAIERIEVLPQGAGAIYGAEAIAGVVNVILKKNFRGAELRVTYDNTFSTDAANTIVSLTAGYRTGKLSTFITLSAEDQNALLGQDRWWTSTYDTRKFGDANSNFLFNPASGPGTLSTQWWQYTASSPFITGLNTHVVAIPAGSTGTTAANAAYTTTIPAPFDAGPSAYTIGTNTRLSAVFKADYELTSWANLYFEGRASKFRYDYIGGYPTLTTQLPAGYPGNPFNQALYLQKVFVDLPRSRTISAQENQALTLGVRGSFLENWRYDASASFARNIVSDDALTASGFNFGLLSAAMASANKPVLAYDSSKVANPNAAGVLEALLPVNDHKDTSDNYQYSVMADGPVWKGWAGEWHIAVGAEASTEKVKFWREQNASTPTYVLTKPFKRDLTAAFGEVSIPLLSDAQHLLLVDRLEIGGAWRASDYSDIGSAVTPTYRAFYRPVKWIAIRASRSEGFKPVRLYDLLAPVTELPTTVRSTSTTVDPARGNTLIPRTDYLTRSGGNPALHPEESVSRNVGIVIDVPGQWFKGLSVSVDYYDFSFTERSGSTSLQTLLHYFPERVFRNPLTDADRALGYTGGTIKTAAQGELGWDASNINLAGVTTKGWDYRVSYDRTFDFGRLSISASLSDPNVTWEKATPAATPTSAFGHQPRKTTLTAFWGRGPWDAGVTVNQQAAYYIQGIGSIPYPEYTEVNPQVSYNFGYGDRFSASSKIWWERAFSGSKITVTIKNAFNEDAEVTNGVPRYVGDPRLRRYILSLTKKF